Proteins encoded within one genomic window of Raineyella fluvialis:
- a CDS encoding LysR substrate-binding domain-containing protein, producing MFRVAFVPGVSPDTWARKWRDRVPRVPLELLPVPDADQLTVLRDGRADMSLVRLPVERDGLSVIELHEEVPVVVVPKDHPVAAYDEVDVADLSEEHLLQDPDEVPAWRDVATEVADGSRYPVPALTLEEAIGTVGAGTGIVIVPMSLARLHHRKDVTARPVSGVAPSRIGLAWLTERSDERTDYFIGIVRGRTANSSRSPVPGEPAPGRPAPERPQKPARTSNGPRRRSGRGPRK from the coding sequence GTGTTCCGGGTCGCCTTCGTCCCCGGCGTCTCCCCCGACACCTGGGCCCGCAAGTGGCGCGACCGGGTGCCCCGGGTGCCGCTGGAATTGCTGCCCGTCCCCGACGCCGATCAACTGACCGTGCTCCGCGACGGTCGCGCGGACATGTCCCTCGTCCGTCTCCCGGTCGAGCGGGACGGGCTGTCCGTGATCGAACTGCACGAGGAGGTGCCGGTGGTCGTGGTGCCCAAGGACCACCCGGTCGCCGCCTACGACGAGGTGGACGTGGCCGATCTGTCGGAGGAGCACCTGTTGCAGGATCCGGACGAGGTGCCGGCGTGGCGCGATGTCGCCACCGAGGTGGCCGACGGCTCCCGGTACCCGGTGCCCGCGCTGACCCTCGAGGAGGCCATCGGGACGGTCGGCGCCGGCACCGGCATCGTCATCGTCCCGATGTCCTTGGCCCGGCTGCACCACCGCAAGGACGTCACGGCCCGGCCGGTCAGCGGCGTCGCCCCCTCCCGGATCGGGCTGGCCTGGCTCACCGAACGCTCCGACGAACGCACCGACTACTTCATCGGCATCGTCCGCGGCCGGACCGCCAACAGCTCTCGCTCGCCCGTCCCCGGCGAGCCCGCACCCGGGCGGCCCGCACCCGAGCGCCCGCAGAAGCCTGCCCGGACGAGCAACGGGCCCCGGCGCCGAAGCGGCCGGGGCCCGCGGAAGTAG
- a CDS encoding DUF5997 family protein produces MTKAAKSQSMKPATAAKKLGVHLPATPEDFREGVVTREELNALLADPPAWLVELRRNGPYPREEVARKLGVSNSGLARAGITEALTADQIRELLRTMPQWLVRERATQAEVRAENARLKGTRD; encoded by the coding sequence ATGACGAAGGCCGCGAAGTCCCAGAGCATGAAGCCCGCGACAGCCGCCAAGAAGCTCGGCGTGCACCTGCCGGCCACCCCGGAGGACTTCCGCGAGGGGGTCGTGACCCGTGAAGAGCTCAACGCCCTGCTCGCTGACCCGCCGGCCTGGTTGGTCGAGCTGCGCCGCAACGGGCCCTACCCGCGTGAGGAGGTCGCCCGCAAGCTGGGGGTGTCCAACTCGGGGCTGGCCCGGGCGGGGATCACCGAAGCCCTCACCGCCGACCAGATCCGCGAACTGCTGCGCACCATGCCACAGTGGCTGGTCCGGGAGCGAGCCACCCAGGCCGAGGTCCGGGCGGAGAACGCCCGGCTGAAGGGCACCCGCGACTGA
- a CDS encoding pyruvate carboxylase, translating to MFKKVLVANRGEIAVRAFRAAVELGAKTVAVFPYEDRNAVHRIKADEAYMIGEKGHPVRAYLDIAEIIRAAKEADADAIYPGYGFLSENPDLAEACAKNGITFIGPSKETLEMAGNKKHAIDSARRAGIPTLQSSEPSTDLDYLSAQAEEIGFPVFVKAVAGGGGRGMRRVDDPAALRDAIRAAMREAESAFGDATVFIEQAVGRPRHIEVQILADRQGDTVHLFERDCSIQRRHQKVIELAPAPHISEELRAALTRDAVAFAKSIDYTLAGTVEFLLETEGPRAGQHVFIEMNPRIQVEHTVTEEITGVDLVQAQMRLAAGETLTDLGLSQDSIQIMGAAMQCRITTEDPANGFRPDTGVISAYRSAAGAGVRLDGGTAATGALVSPHFDSLLVKLTTRGRDFDQAVARARRALAEFRIRGVATNIPFLQAVLEDPDFRAGEISTAFIDERPQLLNARVSADRGTKVLTWLADVTVNKPNGESPISVHPRTKLPALDLKAPAPSGFRQQLLDLGPEKFAAALRASDKLEVTDTTFRDAHQSLLATRMRTYDMLEFAPYMQRMLPGLFSVEAWGGATYDVALRFLGEDPWDRLARFHEALPGIPIQMLLRGRNTVGYTPYPTEVTDAFVHEAAEVGVDIFRVFDALNDVSQMAPAIRAIRDTPKVAEVAMCYSGNLLDPREDIYTLDYYLRLADQIVDAGAHILAIKDMAGLLRAPAAAKLVTALRERFDLPVVLHTHDTAGGQLATLLMAAQAGVDGVDVAAAPMAGTTSQVSMSALVAAVADTERDTRLDLRNVMDLEPYWDMVRREYKPFESGLGSPTGRVYDHEIPGGQLSNLRQQAKALGLADKFEQIEDMYAAADKILGRPSKVTPSSKVVGDLALHLVAVGADPKAFAEDPASFDIPDSVIGFLSGDLGTPAGGWPEPFRTKALQGRVIKAVEEKVAPEDAAALAEPGRERQQTLNRLLFPGPAKAFADFRALYGDLSSMTSIDYLYGLKTGDEHVVKLGKGIDLLIGLEAIGEADARGFRTVMATMNGQIRPIRVRDRSIETDVAVAERADTTNPGHVAAPFQGVVSVTVAEGAQVEAGQPVATIEAMKMEAAITSPIAGVVERVALHGPHQVQGGDLVLVVRPV from the coding sequence ATGTTCAAAAAGGTCCTGGTCGCCAATCGTGGCGAAATCGCTGTTCGTGCGTTCCGCGCCGCGGTCGAACTCGGGGCGAAGACGGTCGCCGTGTTCCCGTACGAGGACCGCAATGCGGTGCACCGGATCAAGGCGGACGAGGCCTACATGATCGGTGAGAAGGGGCACCCCGTCCGGGCCTACCTCGACATCGCCGAGATCATCCGGGCGGCCAAGGAGGCCGACGCCGACGCCATCTACCCGGGCTACGGCTTCCTCTCGGAGAACCCCGACCTGGCCGAGGCCTGCGCGAAGAACGGCATCACCTTCATCGGGCCCTCCAAGGAGACCCTGGAGATGGCGGGCAACAAGAAGCACGCCATCGACTCCGCCCGTCGCGCCGGCATCCCGACCCTGCAGTCCTCCGAGCCGTCCACCGACCTCGACTACCTGTCGGCCCAGGCGGAGGAGATCGGTTTCCCGGTCTTCGTGAAGGCCGTCGCCGGCGGCGGCGGGCGGGGCATGCGGCGGGTCGACGACCCGGCGGCACTGCGCGACGCGATCCGGGCGGCGATGCGTGAGGCGGAGTCGGCCTTCGGTGACGCCACCGTCTTCATCGAGCAGGCCGTCGGGCGCCCCCGGCACATCGAGGTGCAGATCCTCGCCGACCGGCAGGGCGACACCGTCCACCTCTTCGAGCGCGACTGCTCCATCCAGCGCCGCCACCAGAAGGTGATCGAGCTCGCGCCGGCCCCGCACATCTCCGAGGAGTTGCGCGCCGCCCTGACCCGCGACGCCGTCGCCTTCGCGAAGTCCATCGACTACACCCTCGCCGGCACCGTCGAGTTCCTCCTCGAGACCGAGGGCCCGCGGGCCGGCCAGCACGTGTTCATCGAGATGAACCCGCGGATCCAGGTCGAGCACACGGTCACCGAGGAGATCACCGGCGTGGACCTGGTCCAGGCCCAGATGCGGTTGGCGGCGGGGGAGACCCTGACCGACCTCGGGCTGTCCCAGGACTCCATCCAGATCATGGGTGCGGCCATGCAGTGCCGGATCACCACCGAGGACCCGGCGAACGGCTTCCGCCCCGACACCGGCGTGATCTCCGCCTACCGCTCCGCGGCCGGCGCGGGCGTACGCCTCGACGGTGGCACCGCCGCGACCGGCGCCCTGGTCAGCCCGCACTTCGACTCGCTGCTGGTCAAGCTGACCACGCGCGGCCGCGACTTCGACCAGGCCGTCGCCCGGGCCCGCCGGGCGCTGGCGGAGTTCCGCATCCGCGGCGTCGCGACGAACATCCCCTTCCTGCAGGCGGTGCTCGAGGATCCCGACTTCCGGGCCGGTGAGATCTCCACCGCCTTCATCGACGAACGCCCGCAGCTGCTCAACGCCCGGGTCTCGGCCGACCGCGGCACCAAGGTGCTCACCTGGCTGGCCGACGTGACGGTGAACAAGCCGAACGGTGAGTCCCCGATCAGCGTCCACCCGCGGACCAAGCTGCCCGCCCTCGACCTCAAGGCGCCGGCGCCGTCCGGCTTCCGCCAGCAGCTGCTCGACCTCGGCCCGGAGAAGTTCGCCGCCGCCCTGCGCGCCTCCGACAAGCTCGAGGTCACCGACACCACCTTCCGCGACGCGCACCAGTCGCTGCTGGCGACACGCATGCGGACCTACGACATGCTCGAGTTCGCGCCGTACATGCAGCGGATGCTGCCGGGACTGTTCTCGGTCGAGGCGTGGGGCGGTGCGACGTACGACGTGGCGCTGCGCTTCCTCGGCGAGGATCCGTGGGACCGGCTGGCCCGGTTCCATGAGGCCCTGCCGGGCATCCCGATCCAGATGCTGCTGCGGGGACGCAACACCGTCGGCTACACCCCCTACCCCACCGAGGTGACCGACGCCTTCGTGCACGAGGCCGCCGAGGTCGGGGTGGACATCTTCCGGGTCTTCGACGCCCTCAACGACGTCTCGCAGATGGCCCCCGCGATCCGGGCGATCCGGGACACCCCGAAGGTCGCCGAGGTGGCCATGTGCTACTCGGGCAATCTGCTCGATCCGCGCGAGGACATCTACACCCTCGACTACTACCTGCGGCTGGCCGACCAGATCGTCGACGCCGGCGCGCACATCCTGGCGATCAAGGACATGGCCGGCCTGCTGCGCGCCCCCGCGGCCGCGAAGCTGGTCACCGCCCTGCGCGAGCGGTTCGACCTGCCGGTCGTGCTGCACACCCATGACACCGCGGGTGGCCAGTTGGCGACCCTGCTGATGGCCGCCCAGGCCGGTGTCGACGGTGTCGACGTGGCGGCTGCGCCGATGGCCGGCACCACCTCCCAGGTCTCGATGTCCGCCCTTGTGGCCGCCGTGGCCGACACCGAGCGCGACACCCGCCTCGACCTGCGCAATGTGATGGACCTCGAGCCGTACTGGGACATGGTCCGGCGCGAGTACAAGCCGTTCGAGTCGGGCCTCGGCTCGCCCACCGGGCGCGTCTACGACCATGAGATCCCGGGTGGGCAGCTGTCCAACCTGCGCCAGCAGGCCAAGGCTCTCGGGCTCGCCGACAAGTTCGAGCAGATCGAGGACATGTACGCCGCCGCGGACAAGATCCTCGGCCGCCCCAGCAAGGTCACCCCGTCCTCCAAGGTGGTCGGTGACCTCGCCCTGCACCTGGTGGCCGTCGGTGCGGACCCGAAGGCCTTCGCGGAGGACCCCGCCTCGTTCGACATCCCCGACTCGGTGATCGGCTTCCTGTCCGGTGACCTGGGCACGCCGGCCGGTGGCTGGCCCGAGCCCTTCCGGACCAAGGCCCTGCAGGGTCGCGTCATCAAGGCGGTCGAGGAGAAGGTCGCCCCCGAGGACGCCGCCGCGCTGGCCGAGCCCGGCCGGGAGCGTCAGCAGACCCTCAACCGGCTGCTCTTCCCGGGCCCGGCGAAGGCCTTCGCCGATTTCCGCGCGCTCTATGGCGACCTGTCCTCGATGACGTCCATCGACTACCTCTACGGGCTGAAGACCGGTGACGAGCATGTCGTGAAGCTCGGCAAGGGCATCGACCTGCTGATCGGGTTGGAGGCCATCGGTGAGGCGGACGCCCGCGGCTTCCGTACGGTGATGGCGACGATGAACGGCCAGATCCGTCCGATCCGGGTGCGTGACCGCTCGATCGAGACCGACGTGGCCGTCGCGGAGCGCGCAGACACGACCAATCCGGGTCACGTCGCGGCGCCGTTCCAGGGCGTCGTCTCGGTGACCGTCGCCGAGGGCGCCCAGGTCGAGGCCGGCCAGCCCGTCGCCACGATCGAGGCGATGAAGATGGAAGCGGCGATCACCAGCCCGATCGCCGGGGTGGTGGAGCGGGTCGCCCTGCACGGTCCGCACCAGGTGCAGGGTGGCGATCTGGTGCTGGTCGTCCGGCCGGTCTGA
- the serC gene encoding phosphoserine transaminase — protein MQIPADIKPLDGRFGCGPSRIRPEALASLAGPGAAVLGTSHRQAPVKELVRRIRTGLAELYRAPEGYEVALGNGGSTLFWDAAVFSLMEQRSAHGTFGEFSSKFASASARAPFLADPLVADAPVGSAALPEAADGVDTYAWAQNETSTGAAAPVRRVAGDAGALTLIDATSAAGGIDADLAQTDAYYFAPQKNFGSDGGLWVSFLSPAALDRISRIATSGRWIPDTLSLQIAVDNSRKDQTLNTPAVATLWLLADQIDWLNAQGGMEFATARTQASAAHLYGWAEAHELATPFVEEAYRSPVVGTIDFAPSVDAAALAKVLRANGIVDVEPYRKLGRNQLRIGMFTNVPTSDVEALTACVDYVLERLV, from the coding sequence GTGCAGATCCCCGCAGACATCAAGCCGCTCGATGGACGTTTCGGGTGCGGGCCCTCCCGCATCCGGCCGGAGGCATTGGCCTCCTTGGCCGGGCCGGGTGCGGCCGTGCTGGGCACGTCCCATCGGCAGGCACCGGTGAAGGAACTCGTCCGCAGGATCCGCACCGGTCTGGCCGAGCTGTACCGCGCCCCGGAGGGTTACGAGGTGGCCCTCGGCAACGGGGGGTCGACGCTGTTCTGGGATGCGGCGGTCTTCTCCCTGATGGAGCAGCGCTCGGCCCACGGGACGTTCGGGGAGTTCTCCTCGAAGTTCGCCTCGGCATCGGCCCGGGCTCCCTTCCTCGCGGACCCGCTCGTCGCCGACGCCCCGGTCGGCAGCGCCGCCCTCCCCGAGGCCGCCGACGGCGTCGACACGTACGCCTGGGCGCAGAACGAGACCTCGACCGGCGCGGCGGCCCCGGTGCGGCGGGTCGCCGGTGATGCCGGGGCACTGACCCTCATCGACGCCACCTCCGCTGCCGGCGGCATCGACGCCGACCTGGCGCAGACCGACGCCTACTACTTCGCGCCGCAGAAGAACTTCGGCTCGGACGGGGGCCTGTGGGTGTCCTTCCTGTCCCCCGCGGCCCTCGACCGGATCAGCCGGATCGCCACGTCCGGGCGGTGGATCCCGGACACGCTGTCGCTGCAGATCGCGGTGGACAACTCTCGCAAGGACCAGACGCTGAACACTCCGGCCGTGGCGACGCTGTGGCTGCTGGCCGACCAGATCGACTGGCTCAACGCCCAGGGCGGGATGGAGTTCGCGACCGCCCGGACGCAGGCGAGTGCGGCCCACCTGTACGGCTGGGCCGAAGCGCATGAACTGGCCACGCCGTTCGTCGAGGAGGCCTACCGGTCACCGGTCGTCGGCACCATCGACTTCGCGCCGTCGGTCGACGCGGCCGCGCTGGCGAAGGTGCTGCGGGCCAACGGCATCGTCGACGTCGAGCCCTACCGCAAGCTCGGACGCAACCAGCTGCGCATCGGCATGTTCACCAATGTGCCGACCTCGGACGTCGAGGCGCTGACGGCCTGCGTCGACTACGTGCTGGAGCGCTTGGTCTGA